The sequence below is a genomic window from Mugil cephalus isolate CIBA_MC_2020 chromosome 14, CIBA_Mcephalus_1.1, whole genome shotgun sequence.
GCACAGTGGTCCATCAATTGTAGCATGGCATCTATTCTCTCCTGGCCAGCCTCCATCGCACCCTTCTGTGCAGTCCACCTCTTGTCCAGGGCAGTAAGTGCAGCTTCAAAATTGGGGTATGCTGAGGTGCCtcgcttcctcttcctcttcctggcCCTTGGAGCTGGACCAGTAGGTCATAGGTTCATGTCTGAGATGGAGGAGTAGTAGGAGGTTGGGGGAAACTGGATTCGAAGCTCGAGGTGCTGGTGATGGTtgtggtgtgggtgtgggtggggctGGAGAGACGGATGAAGTCAGGGTCACAGGGCTGGAGAAGGGGCCTTCTTCGGGGTCTGAATCCATttcatcagaagaaaaaaaaattaaaacagtgtTATTATCCAAGAACtaacaatacaaacaaaacacattttacgtTAATAAACCACAGATCCTAAGTGGActtcagcaaataaataaataaaatcttgtaaacaatgtgaagCTTGTTGATACAGCATTTCTGCTAGAAAATGTTGTAATGTCAGTAATGGTTGACCAGATCTTTCATGGGGGATATGAGATAGTGGATGAAcctatgtatttgtgtgtgattaTCATACCCAGCATCACCACCATGCTAAGTGTACCACCTCATGTTGTTCAGAGACACGACAATTCATGTGTAAAACAACATAggacattaattattattaatatggATTAATTTCTCGCTGACTATGTTGTAAACAAATGCACGTGGCCAGGACAAAGGGACTTGAATAGTTTCCCACTGGTTCACATCAAATAGATAATTTTTAGAGGCAGTTTTAAgttgtgagagaaagaaaaattaaattaaaaaaaaaaaaaacatatgttcGGGTCCTGTTCCAAATATGTCTAGTATCTTTCTCTGTTGCTGTTTGGagcagttgccatggcagctCTGGTCACAACTTGATGGCTTAGTTGTCTCTGGCCGAAGTCATTTATTTCGGCAGTCAAACCATGGATGTATTAGATCTTAGACCAAAGACTATCTTTGCCTACACTCTTCACCCgtgattctttttttctgatacCATTCAGTGTGACAGCTTATTTACTGATGCCCTTCAGTGTGATAACTTTTTCCTGATGCTGTTCAgtctggcatttttttttccctcaggccGTTCATTGTGAAAAGTTTTTTTATGATGCCTTTTAGTCCTATAATTTTTTATGAGGCAGTTCATTgtaacaagttttttttcttaggcCTTTTGGTCCGACAACTATTTTTTATGTGGCTGTTTGGTGCAAGTGTGACAGAAGTTTTCCTGAGACCTTATACCTTTTCATTTGAGGTCTGATCCTGAAGCCTGATCCTGAGGATGTCCTCAAATGTACACGGTACAGGCGTCACTCAGCTAGACAGGAtctgatcattattattattattattattattattattattacatcatctttctcttttccgtcatctactttcttcttctgactACAGACTTACGGACTGTGAAAGTGACTTAAATGGACTTTATGTGTCCTTTAGTTTCTGACTATATCTCTAAATGAACCAGTGATGTTTATGGCCTCACTTCTGCTCACTTGTAAATTTCCCACATCCTTTCTTGTTTCAGATCGTAGCCGTTTCCCTGACCACAAGCGTCACACATCCAGAAATATGTCGTTGAAGATTCTGAAGATGATCTCTATAGCCCTGTGCTTCGCCagcattcttgtgtttttaacaggACTCACTGAGTTCAATATTCAGTTCTCTCTTGATAATCAAACCCTCTGTGGGACGTGTTTATCCCCCAAAAATCAGCTGTGCTTCCACCCCTTAAAACCCCCAGTTGAGCCGCTTTTGTCTGCGAACCACAACCTCTCAGAGGATGATTTCAACTGGTGGAAGGTGAGGACAGAGTTCTTCTGCGTTGTTGAAGTTGGTGGATGGAAATGTCCCAGTGTGCTAGTCCAGATAAACATTCTGTATCTGTCTCCACCAGCACTTACAGAATGAAAAACGAGACTacaacacatataaaaaaacagtCAACAGCCTGTTTCGGACATTCCCAACCATCCTGGAGCCTGTAAAACTCAGCAGAGACAGCTGTAAGACCTGTGCTGTGGTGGGAAATTCTGGTAACTTGAAGGGATCACGTCGTGGACCTCAGATAGATTTCCATGATTACGTCATCAGGTAAATATTCACCAAGAAGAAAATCTCATTTAAAGACTGGCCTCTTCTTAAAGAGTGGAATGATTTCCCCTGTGTTTTTTTAGAATTAACAGGGGTCGCACCAAAGGCTTCGAAGAAGATGTCGGCACCAAAACAACTCATCAGGTCATGTATCCAGAGAGTGCCGTGGATTTAGACAACTCCACTCACCTTGTGTTGGCTCCATTCAAGATACTGGATCTAGAGTGGCTCAGGATGAGCATGACAACTGGATTTCATGGAACGTGAGTCAATCGTCttttcaatttttcattttagactGTATTTAAGTGGTCGTCCCAGTTTGCTATCAGATGTGTTTAATGTAATGTGATTAGATCATACTATGCATGCTGCGTGTCATGCGTGTGATTCTAAGTGACAAGGGATGCCAGTTAGAGGGCTCAGTCCATGCTCACAGAAGCTGAGTCATGATACTAAACTACAATTCCACCTCAATCAGATTGGTTGTGTCAGATTATAACATAGGAGTACTTCCTCTTGGACTAACCTGGAACAGTCACACTAGATGATCTTGAAATCATTCTACAGTCTATTGGGGTCTTAGGCAATAACTGCCACCAGACTTGGTCACAGACAGAGCAAGACACACTGCTCCACTGGCTAAGTTAACTAAGTTAATAGTTGATGAAAGAACAAATAATTTAATGTGAGTAGAAATGACTTTGCCCTGTTTTCAAGATTGACTAGCACTTAGTCAGCTATTTAGTGTAATACTCGTcattatctattttattttttttatttggcacgTCAACATTTAAGATACATGTGCATAATgtgtaatataatttaaatggtaGAACTGTACGAGTCAGTCCTTCCTGAGAGCAAGGACGAAGACTGTGCTTGGACATAATGTATGTTCCTGTAGTGTTTCATGAGTTTCATGTAAAATAGATTATGGAAATTAGAATTTCACATCCGCATGATGATCTTTTGGAGGGTGTGTGAAATACTTAATTTGAATTTGTCACTTCCTGCCGTCCCCAACAGGTCCTATGCACCAGTTAAATCAAAAATAGCAGCCAACAAGGATTTGGTGAGTAACTCTCCTGTTATCCTCAAATGTTACACTTGGGATCAATTTGACCTCAGGGATATTTGCCTCCAGAATATTATTTACATGAAattgttgaccaagtttttggttttggtgaTGATATAACCTTTCCTCTAGCGCCACCACCAGGTCAAACCTTCAATTGTAGACTTAGTGTATCTTGAAAATCTTTCATCCATATCTTTTCTAATTTGGAATGCACATCCCAAATTATCCAGATTTTATGTGTTTGCACAAACTACCAATGTCCTTGTGGGAATACCCTGCCCTCCACAGCACGGGAAATATCAGTTCTACTTCGGCAGGTGTGTGTACAGTAGCTCACACATACACTTCATGCCCAGCTGTGCTGGTGCAGGAAAGTTTGCATGAGAATATTCTTTTCCCCTCCTCCATGTCACATTAGCggcaaaaatagaaaattatgGTCTCTGATCACTTCAACAACAAGGCAGATGTTCTGCTAAGGGTGTGTCccatcagacacacagtcagtcaTGTTGAACACATAAAGTCATTAATTGAGCtcttcaaataaatcaaataaaataaataaatcaaataataaaataaataaaagacttggATGTGATCAACTCCACACTGGCTTCCTAATATTCCTAATATTTTCCATGTGCCCACAACACGAAAATGGTCAAAGTTCTAGTGGGAATAGTTGTTTTTCCCACCCTCCCCTTATGTATCAACTCAAAAGTATTAACGCTGCACTTACTGGTGTGGGGATGtcaggtcacacacacagacagacaagctTTACACAGCTATACAatttggggtcaaattgaccccagaGAAACACCAATGTGTGCAATatgtgttgaaaaaaaatcatgataatTTTGTGCTTAACCAGTTGTCTACatcaaattaggaaaagtcatgaAATACGAATGAAAAAAGtcaactgttattttttgaatgatgaacattgaaTGGGGTCAAATTTACCCCAAGTataacaggagggttaaagGCCAATTCTGATTGACGACAGGTGATGGTGATCAACCCGGCTTTCATAAGATACGCTCATGACACGTGGCTGGGAAAGAAGGGCCGGTATCCATCCACTGGCTTTATAACTTTGGCTCTTGCGCTGAACATTTGCAATGAGGTAAGTTCATTCCTTGAACTGGAGCTGTCTTTGTGAGGTTTAAAAAGTTCTTGGTTTCTGAATAAGTAGCGAGTCTAAAGCGAGCAGCTCAgtatgtttgtcacatttaaaacaaaggtaacaacaacaaaggcttAGCACTCAGACATGTGACCTGCATGACTGAGTAAGATAAGGTCGTAGTTGGCAAAGTTTTTAGGTTAaatggaaagatggaaaaaaatccCTTAGTGGTAAATGATAGATGCTGACCTCCTCCATACGAGACTCTGAGGCACTTTGGTCACAGTGGCTTCTGTTCTTGTCAGGGAAGGTAAAACCCGTGTTCAACAGCCACTACTTGATGCATAACAAAATAATCTCGATTACAACAATACACTCTGGCATTAAACTGTAACACTGACTCCTGCCTGACAGTTTCCCTGATTTCAGCCTGTTGAGcatatttgcaaaaatgaatCTCGAAGAGGCCACAAGGTGCGCAAATACAGAAGAAGATAACTGCCTATTCACACAGAGCTATTACTTCTAGTGATTTGTTATGATGTCGGAGGTCATCTGTGAGTCACATGTCAATCATCCATGTTTgtaatttgaaaagaaaaacttactGCAAATTACCTATCATATGTTTGGGATAACAGAGGTCTTGTGATAAAACTAATACAGTGGCACTGTCTCTGATcattagacggatgaaatcatgaAATCAAACAGCAAATGTGGAGCAGATTTAAATACTGAAAGGACTATTTCTTCCCCAGGACCAATagtatgaaaaatatatatatgttacaaAGTAACCAAAGCTGTCAAATATATTGTAAATTGTTATCTGGTACACAGTGGAGTGAGGTggaaagcagcagagatcaTGCCCTGCGAATGCTCCACATGAACCACACATGAATCACTGGATGTCCCAGGTGAAGCTGGTTCTGTACACCTCCAGAGACAGCTCACGCATGAGAAATTATCTTGTATCTCACAAGAtacttttttttgaaaaaccttTTCCATCACCATGTCCCTTTAGGGTCTTGCTTTATTTGCATAGTCATTGAATCACTGACCAttcatccacctccacctcaacCATAATTCAGTCAGTATTTTGGCTGTTGTGCGCACATTGGTTACAACAGTGAACACTTGTATAGAAAGTCTTTTATACATTatgtagttttgttgttgtttttgttacatgttGGTTTTCCTTTTCACAGGTTCATGTGTACGGTTTTGGAGCAGACAAGGATGGAAACTGGAATCATTATTTTGAGGCACTGAGTAACCAAGGACCTGGAATACATCCCGGACAACAGGAGTATGATGTTATCCAGCATTTAgatgagcaaaaacaaatctcCTTTTATAGAGGGTGgtgaattcctttttttttttttttttcaaaatgaatgacATGCTGCTTTCTTTGGGAGAACACTACCAGAGTggaaggaagaaataaaagctaaattaaaagtGTATCAGGTGGAAGTTTGTATGAAATGAAGCAATTATGCACGGTTTCAGGGtattcactgtttgtttgtatttatttttgaacacGGGATGCACTTTTATAGTATTGAAGGGAATTTACTAATATGTTGGAGAAAGTTTTGTTGAGATACTGTGTATATGTGCTTGTCAAAGCTACTGTGATTAACTCATGTGATATGGTCACCCTTACAGTCTTCTCTCTACCCAAATCTAAACATCACATCCACATACATCAAGACCatatgaagaaaacacacattgaaATACAACTTAATCCACTCAGACCTCAAACGcagaaacatttaattgttGTCTTCTCTTTGGTTTCAGTTGGCCTACTCAAGTGTGAATCTGTGTTACTAATCATACATACGTGTgataaatatttctttgtttccGTGTAGGAATGTGGTCTTGTAATGATGCCAACCaggatgtttatttttcatgtattaaGCTGGTTTGACTTGTTCATGGCAAATGGAAACTTTCGGTAagactttctatgaaggttgtatttataatgccctatgaatgcactcataacgTTTTATAAGgcgtctataaagcattataaagGTCATTATTAACATCCATACGTATTCataagtcgtcataaccaacttcatgatgcattatgacaactggttatgaatgattataattttaatctgaatagtgcattataaatatgtcaatatctgcctagtcacttgttaatgttatgatgcatcataactactttgctttgctaaatgtgcatagtgatgcataatgagttttgacttcgcttatagtgctttatatctgtagttataagtatatgtaataaagttataataatgtatacatctccctacagcacacagttataaacagctatgcaatatcataagtgctatttgtcagcgctaagtaaagtgacaagaatatgacactattattaacagatataagttactatgagtaattaaaaggtgcaatgaacacATCGTTACcccatatacacaatattataaattacTGTGTTGTTACAAATAGATATAagattattataaacaaatatgaggcacaatgaaatgggagtctggacagtaaagacaaaggaatgcatttagttcactttaatttcatttaaacaacacagatAATCAAAATGATTGTCAATGctcattacacaaacacaatgttgGTGGTTATTATTGGAACCAAACGCATGTGGTGCAGGCATAAAAACTACAGTGAAATCATAGGTAACCAACagccaacaaagaaaacaaagaagaatttAGAGCCTACACCTAAACCCTAAGACCTAATGTTGTGCCATAGGAAGCAACTCCCCATCgactttcattttattaattttctctaAAATATCTGGAGTTATGGTTGCTCTACACCTTTCAATAAATGCAGAAAGTTTCTCCGTTCTCTCATTCCATTTCAGTGTTTCGAAGACTTCAGGTGCTGCCAAGTGTACTTCTGCAATGATGGCGGTACGTGAAATTGTATTTCAGTCAACTCCGATTGCTGCAAAAGCAGCTTTCATTGACTGCCCCTTTTTAAAGGCCTCCAAAGCGGCCACATATCTTAAAATGATTCCTTTGGTGTTTCTCACTAGACAGAGAAAGgtacaagaacaacaacaaaggtaGATGTTAATACCATGGCTGCAATAACAACTGTAAACAGAGACATAAGCACTTAAGACGGTTTAAGGCATTGCATAATAATGTTTGCTCAGACAAAATAATGACAGTTTGTCCTTTTCAGAGGACAAGAAATCCGTACTGCGATTCAGGCTGTACAACTACTTTAAACTGTATCAAAGTTTCATTTATACAGTGTTGTCCTATGGAAAGATATGacaaaatatttgtaaaaatctACTCACTTTGAGATACTGTACTACTGTAGAATTAATCTacaaagcagaacattttaaatgtaaaaccacTGTATTaaaaggtgtgtccaaacttctgACTGGCACTATATGTATGGGAAAGACTGATACAGAAACTTACTGCGGACACGACTGTGCACCAAACCTGATCCACTTGGCTGCTCTGAACTTCCACTGGACTTCCTCTGGCATTTCTTCTTGGGCCTATGCTTCACTTTGACTTTGATGTTTTCAGCTGAAGAGTCAGACAGGCTGGAAGATGTTGTATCCTCCGGAGCAGTGTCTTCAGATGATGTCGATACCGGGAAGGCTGTGTTAAGTTTCAGAGAATTTATTTagaacacacaaagaagaaaatggttGACAGGTAATGAGGTGACTATTGCTGCAGAAGGCTCTTTTGATCAGTGTCACAGAGGTATCTGCAGCTATATTACTGACATAGAATCACTCAGTTAATGCAACTGTCTATCAGACCTACGCTAGGATTTTGATAACCACTTTTCATAACCAAATAGCTTGCTAGTGTGACTGCTTTATAGAGCTGCCTCAAATACTTTAATTAGGCAAAGAGGGGAGACTGAGAGAACATTCTATTGAAATTAGCCCACAGGAATAACATGCAGCTACGGTATCTCAACAATATGGCCACTTGTGAAAGAGTCCCATGGTAAATAGTCAGAGTAAGTTATAATATGTCAGAGTTCTGCATGGCCAAAAATACCTTGTTTCTTAGTTGGTTTCATCGTTGGTAAGGCACTGCAGATGAGTGCATCCTTCTTAGCAAGTTCATCTTGCAGGTATGCCTAATCAGCTTTCAGGATACTGATAGTTTCTTCCCTGAGGTTacccttttccttttcagcctCCAGCTTAGTTTTGAGCATCGCAATTTCATGGACTGCTGTTGGAGCAGTTTGATCTGCATCATAGAAGAAAGCAAACAAGAAAAGTCGTCAAAACAGAATCACCTGGTTCCCCATGTGTAAAAAGTTATCAGAATGCTCATTCATTCAAGTGAGGGGGTTTATTCAATGTATATATTTTGATTACAGCTTCATGACTGAATGAATATTTGTCTCGTTGATCACTGTTATTATCACTAGTCAGAGTCAAGACAACAATTCCCAAAGCCAAATTTTGGCCCTGTATGTGTTGTACAACCGAGGGCTAACCTTAACCTTAAATTgacttcacaaataaaaataatttttttatttgtaaaatccCTTCTAAAGTGTCTATGTCACGTGACACAGACATTCACCAGAATAGAGAAGCTGAATGCTAGTGAGTCAGAGGCACTGATCTCAACagaataacacaacaataacaagtTCTTTATTTGTGGTCAGAGCTAAAAACTGCTCACAGAATAAGAAACGTAATAGACGTAGGTATTCGTACATTTCACTTTTGATTGAAAATCCATGTCCAGGTTGCTAAAACTAAAGTGCAATCTGTAACATTTTGTCtataaatgtgtgaaaactATGAAAATTTAGCCGTGAAGATCCAAAAGCTCCCATTGTTTTTGCACTTACTCGCGACAGCCCCTAGCGGAGCTACAATTTGAATTGCAGGCTTCTCGTCAAATGTGGAACTGCGTATTTCACTGCTAAAAGCCAAAGTAACCCACGTGTGCATCGCATGTGTCCATAAACTGACCTGTTGCAGGTTCATTTGACAAATTCTCGAGCttcattttacaaaaaataaataaatatatgttttaggCTTATTTAGATATAACCTAACGCGAAAATCTTCATTCTTTCCATACCAATATGAGCCCAGTTCACTGTTGTTTAAATACACTGCCTTAACGGCGACATTTTCCTCGTGTGATATTGCATTGGCTCGGAAAAACTTCGACAGCCCTAAttgtaactttttttatttaacaaattccAAAGGCACTCGTGGACTACTGTGCATAATCGAATGTCTTCATAACTGAATGCTTTACTGCCTACTACACTAACTAGAGTGCAATGCATATTGTATTGCTGCAAGCCCATACAACGCACTTACCCTCGCGATTTGGTGAAG
It includes:
- the LOC125019574 gene encoding CMP-N-acetylneuraminate-beta-galactosamide-alpha-2,3-sialyltransferase 1-like isoform X2 encodes the protein MFMASLLLTCKFPTSFLVSDRSRFPDHKRHTSRNMSLKILKMISIALCFASILVFLTGLTEFNIQFSLDNQTLCGTCLSPKNQLCFHPLKPPVEPLLSANHNLSEDDFNWWKHLQNEKRDYNTYKKTVNSLFRTFPTILEPVKLSRDSCKTCAVVGNSGNLKGSRRGPQIDFHDYVIRINRGRTKGFEEDVGTKTTHQVMYPESAVDLDNSTHLVLAPFKILDLEWLRMSMTTGFHGTSYAPVKSKIAANKDLVMVINPAFIRYAHDTWLGKKGRYPSTGFITLALALNICNEWSEVESSRDHALRMLHMNHT
- the LOC125019574 gene encoding CMP-N-acetylneuraminate-beta-galactosamide-alpha-2,3-sialyltransferase 1-like isoform X1; the protein is MFMASLLLTCKFPTSFLVSDRSRFPDHKRHTSRNMSLKILKMISIALCFASILVFLTGLTEFNIQFSLDNQTLCGTCLSPKNQLCFHPLKPPVEPLLSANHNLSEDDFNWWKHLQNEKRDYNTYKKTVNSLFRTFPTILEPVKLSRDSCKTCAVVGNSGNLKGSRRGPQIDFHDYVIRINRGRTKGFEEDVGTKTTHQVMYPESAVDLDNSTHLVLAPFKILDLEWLRMSMTTGFHGTSYAPVKSKIAANKDLVMVINPAFIRYAHDTWLGKKGRYPSTGFITLALALNICNEVHVYGFGADKDGNWNHYFEALSNQGPGIHPGQQEYDVIQHLDEQKQISFYRGW
- the LOC125019574 gene encoding CMP-N-acetylneuraminate-beta-galactosamide-alpha-2,3-sialyltransferase 1-like isoform X3 codes for the protein MSLKILKMISIALCFASILVFLTGLTEFNIQFSLDNQTLCGTCLSPKNQLCFHPLKPPVEPLLSANHNLSEDDFNWWKHLQNEKRDYNTYKKTVNSLFRTFPTILEPVKLSRDSCKTCAVVGNSGNLKGSRRGPQIDFHDYVIRINRGRTKGFEEDVGTKTTHQVMYPESAVDLDNSTHLVLAPFKILDLEWLRMSMTTGFHGTSYAPVKSKIAANKDLVMVINPAFIRYAHDTWLGKKGRYPSTGFITLALALNICNEVHVYGFGADKDGNWNHYFEALSNQGPGIHPGQQEYDVIQHLDEQKQISFYRGW